From the genome of Streptomyces xanthophaeus:
AGCTCACCCTCGTCGGCGTGGCCGTGGCGCTGCTCAACATGGTCGCCCTGCGGATCGCGATCCGGCTGAGGGCCACCGGTACCCGGAAGCTGCGCGCCGAGAGCGCCCGGCTGACCAACACCGCGTACAGCGGTCTGCAGCTCATCGAGACGATGAAGGCGACCGGCGGCGAGAACGGCTTCTTCCGGCGCTGGGCCGGACAGCACGCCGTCACCCTCGACGTGCAGCAGCGGCTCGGCGTGCCCGGCGCGTGGCTGGCGATCGTCGCGCCCACGCTCGCGGCGTTCAACAGTGCGCTGATCCTGACGATCGGCGGCCTGCGTGCGGTGGAGGGCCACCTCACCGTGGGCCTGCTCGTCGCCTTCCAGGCCCTGGTGACCAGCTTCACCGCGCCGATCTCCCGGCTGGGCGGCGTCGCCGGCCGGATCCAGGACTTCGCGGCCGACGTCGCCCGCCTGGGTGACGTCGAGAACTTTCCGGTCGACCGGGTCTACTCGCGGCGCGAGCCCGCTGCTTCCACCCGGCGTCTCAAGGGCCATGTGGAGCTGGACGGCATCACCTTCGGCTACAACCCGCTGGACGCCCCGCTGCTCAAGGACTTCTCGCTGACGGTCGGACCGGGGCAGCAGGTCGCGCTCGTCGGGGCCTCCGGCAGCGGCAAGTCCACCGTCTCCCGGCTGGTCTCCGGCCTCCACGCCCCCTGGGCCGGGGCCATCCGCATCGACGGGATGCGGCTGGAGGACATCCCGCGGGGCGCGCTGGCCGCTTCCGTCTCCTTCGTCGACCAGGACGTCTTCCTCTTCGAAGGCACCGTCCGCGACAACGTCACGCTGTGGGACCCCTCCATCGCGGACGAGGCCGTCGTCGCCGCCCTCCAGGACGCCGCCGTGCACGACGTGGTGGCCCGCCGCCCCGGTGGCATCCACAGCCGCGTCGAGCAGGACGGCCGCAACTTCTCGGGCGGCCAGCGCCAGCGCCTGGAGATCGCACGGGCGCTGGTGCGCCGCCCCAGCGTCATGGTGCTCGACGAAGTGACCAGCGCCCTGGACGCGGTGACCGAGCAGACCATCATCGACAACCTGCGCCGCCGTGGCTGTGCCTGTGTGGTCATCGCCCACCGGCTGAGCACGGTGCGCGACAGCGACGAGATCGTCGTGCTCGACCGGGGCACGGTCGTGGAACGCGGCCGCCACGAACACCTGGTGGGCGCGCAGGGCCCGTACGCCGAACTGGTCAGGGAGCACTGAGGTGATGTACGCGGACCATGTCACTGCCGCTGCCAATGCCGCTGCCAGCGCCGGTACGCCGGCCGGAGCTGCGGATCCGGTCGTCGCGGCCCTGGGCGCGCTGGGCTCGCCGGTGGACTGCACGGGCCTGCGCAGCCTGTCCCTGGAAGGTCCGCTCGTCCTGTGGCTGGTCGTCGAGGGCGAGCTGGACCTGTTCGCGGTGGACGCCGTGCAGGGCGGGCAGTGGCACTTCCTGGGCCGGCTGGAGCCGGGCACGCTGTTGCTCGGGCCGGCCGAGGGCCCCGGCCACACCCTGGTCGGCCGGCCCCTGCCCGGGTGCCGGCTGCGCCGCATCGGACTGCGGGAGCTGTACCGCGGGGAGTACGCGCCGTTCCCGCAGGAACTGCAGGACCTGCACGACCCGCAGTACGCCGGTGAGGGGCCGTACGGCGCCGCTGCCGCAGGAGGGCCGAGTCCGCTGGAGGACGCCTTCGCGCGCGGGATCGGCCGCGGTCTGCGCGTGCTCTACGAGGCACCGCTGGACGCCGCCGCCACCGGGCACGGCGGAGCCGACGACGACATCCTCTGGATGCGGATCGCCCCCGGCAGTGTGCGGTACGGCGCCGCGTACGAGACGGAGCCGGTCGGCACCCTGCTCGTCGACGCCGCGATGTGGCAGGGCATGGTCGACCAGCAGTACCGGCTGCTGTACGCCCTGGACGGCTGGATCGAACAGCTGGAACGCGCCCACGAGGACCGCACGGCCGCCGGGATCCGGGCGGGCCAGGCAGCCCGTACCCAGGCCGACCGGACGCTGCTGGCGTCCATCGTCCGCACCGGCGGCCGCGATCGCGGCCGCCACCGTGGCGCGGACGTCGACGCGACCTTCGCGGCGTGCCGCGTCGTCGCCGGCGCGGCCGGTATCGCCCTGTCCGCACCGGGCGGGGCAGGCACCGCGTCCGAGCAGCTGGATCCCGTCGAAGGCATCGCGCTCGCCTCGCGGATCCGCACCCGCGTGGTGGGTCTCGGCGGGCGCTGGTGGCGGGAGAACTGCGGCCCGTTGGTGGGCCGGCGCGAGAAGGACGGCACGCCGGTCGCCCTGCTGTGGCGGCGCGGTGGCTACGAGGCGGTCGATCCCTCCACCGGCAGGCGCGAGCGCGTGGGGAGAGCCAACCAGGCCGCCTTCGAACCGCGCGCCGTCATGCTGTACCGCCCCCTGCCCGAGGGGCGGGTGGGACTGCCCGCGCTGGTCCGCTTCACCCTGCGCGGCACCCTCCCCGAGCTGCGCAGCCTGATGCTGGGCGGACTGGTCGCGGTGGTGCTGGGGGCGCTGGTGCCGGTCGCCACCGGCCAGGTCCTCGGCCGGTACGTCCCGCAGGGCGAGACCGGCCTGATCGTGCAGACCGGGCTGGCGCTGGTTGCGACCGCCGTGGTCGCGGCCGTCTTCATGCTGCTGCAGAACACCTCCCTCCTGCGCATGGAGGGCCGTATCGAGGCCACGTTGCAGCCGGCCGTGTGGGACCGGCTGCTGCGGCTGCCGGCCACGTTCTTCGCGGGTCGCTCCACGGGCGAGCTGGCCGGCGCGGCGATGGGCATCAGCGCGATGCGCCGCGTGATGTCCGGCATCGGCCCGGTCTGCGTACAGGCGGGCGCGGTCGGCGTGGTGAGCTTCGTACTGCTGCTCGTCCACAGCGTGCCGCTGGCGATGGCGGCGCTCGGCATGCTGGCCGTCATCGCAGTGGTCTTCCTGGGCCTGGGGCTGTGGCAGCTGCGGTACGAGCGCCGGCTGAACACGCTCGGCCACCGGCTGGGCAACCAGGCCTTCCAGACCCTGCGGGGCCTGCCCAAGCTCCGCGTCGCCGCGGCCGAGAGCTTCGCGTACGCCGCCTGGGCAAAGGAGTTCGCCCGTACCCGCGACCTGCAGCAGCGCATCGGCCGGACCCAGAACGTCAGTACGGTCCTCGGCGCCGTATACCTGCCGCTGTGCACGCTGGTGATGTTCGTGCTGCTGGCCGGTCCGGCGCGCGGCGCCATGTCCGCGAGTGAGTTCCTCACCTTCAGCACCGCGCTGACGATGCTGCTGTCGTCGGTCACGCAGGTGACCGGGGCGCTCGTCTCGGCCGCCGCGGTCCTGCCGATGTTCGAGCAGATCAGACCGCTCCTGCGGGAGACTCCCGAGGTGGACCGCTCCAGTACCCGCCCGGGGGAGCTTACCGGTGCCGTCGAGGCCAGGAACCTGTCCTACCGTTACGCCGACGACGGCCCGCTCGTCCTCGACGACGTCAGCCTCCGGATCGGACCGGGCGAGTTCGTCGCGGTCGTCGGGGCCAGTGGCTGCGGCAAGTCGACCCTGCTGCGGCTGCTCATCGGCTTCGACAGGCCCGTCTCGGGCAGTGTGCTCTACGACGGTCAGGACCTGGCGGCGCTCGACCGGGCGGCCGTACGCCGTCAGTGCGGTGTCGTGCTGCAGCACGCCCAGCCCCTCACCGGCTCGATCCTCGACTGCATCCGCGGCACCGGGACGTTCTCGGCGGAGGAGGCGTGGGAGGCCGCCGCGATGGCGGGCCTGGCGGCGGACATCGAAGCCATGCCGATGGGCATGCACACCATCCTGTCCGACGGCGGCGGGACCGTCTCGGGCGGTCAGCGCCAGCGGCTGATGATCGCCCAGGCCCTCATCCGCAAGCCGCGCGTCCTGTTCCTCGACGAGGCCACGAGCGCGCTGGACAACGAGGCCCAGCGTGTGGTCACCGAATCCACCCGTGCCCTGCGGGCCACCCGCCTCGTGATCGCCCACCGGCTCTCCACGGTCATGGACGCCGACCGCGTGATCGTCATGGCCGACGGCCGGATCGTCCAGCAGGGCCCGCCCGCCGAACTGCTCGCCGACACGGCCGGCCTCTTCCACGGCCTGGTCCGCCGGCAGCTGCGCTGACCCACCCGCTACTGGAGCTCGGACAGGTCGACCGAGTCGGCCGGCGCCGGGGGCCGCGGCGTGACGGGTTTGTCGAAGTCGGAGAAGGAGGCGTCCACGCGCCGGCCGGACTCATCGGTGCCCCGCACCTGCAGGAGGTACGGCTCGTCCTCGGTGGAGACCTGGTACGTGCCCGTCCGGCCGTCGCGCTTGCTGGTGACCGTGATGGCGGGTTGGCCGTCGACCGTGGTCCGGGAACCCTTGACCAGTTGTTCGCTCGGCGGCTTCGAGGAGAACTCCTTCTTGAAGAAGTCCAGATCGCAGACCTGGGCGAAATCGCTCAGCATGGCGCTGTCCGTGGTGCCGTGCAGGTAGCGGCCGTTGATGAGCGCGATCGCGTCGTCGGCCGCGGGACCCGGCACCTGGGACCTGAGCAGGGCGTCGTCGAGTTTCATCCAGACGTCGTCGCCGCGTTTGACGATGTCGGCCTTGCCGGCGTTGCCGGGGGGTATGACGGTGCCCACGCAGTCGCCCTGCTCGTCGAACCGCAGGTCGAGCGTGGTGGTGCCCGCGGTGTCGGTCACCTTGCCCACCATGTGCATGGAGGTGACCTCGGACATGGCCTCGCGCGAGGCCCGTGCGATGGCCTGGGCGCTCTCGTCGGCGATGCCGTTGTCATCGGCGACGGCCGTGCCCCCGCCCGCGAAGACCAGCAGGCAGGCGGCTCCGGCGGTCGCGCGGCGGACCGCGACTGCCCTGGGTGCGGACATCGGGCATCACCTTCCTCGGACCGCATCCGGTACGGCGGAAGGGCATCACCGCTCCTCCGCCGGTCCTCCGGCGCAACCGGTCACCTGATCAGCGTAGGTCCGCCTCGCGGTGGACGCAGTTCGGGTGGTTCGGCCGGATCCGGACGGGACGGGCCCCGGCGTCGGGCAGCATGGTGCCCGATCACGTCCCCGCAGCACCGCCGACGGAGGGTTGGATGACCATTTCCACGTTAGGGGCGCCGATGAGGGCGCGCCTCGCCATGACCGTGACCGCCGCCGCCGCCGCCGCTCTCACGATGGCCGGGGCCGCCACCGCCGGGGCGAGCGCACCGCCGCCCGAGGCGAAGGCGCCGCGCGCATTCGTGGCCCTGGGCTCGGTCGACCCGACGATCCTGCAGGACATGCGGTACGTGCGTGCGCACAACTTCGTCGGCGAGCCGGTCGACGGCTACCGCCAGCCCGTCTGCATCCTGACCCGCCCGGCCGCCGAGGCCCTGCACCGGGCCCAGGTGCGCCTGCTGCGCCAGGGCTACTCGCTCAAGGTGTACGACTGCTACCGGCCGCAGCGGGCCGTCGACCACTTCGTACGGTGGGCC
Proteins encoded in this window:
- a CDS encoding NHLP family bacteriocin export ABC transporter peptidase/permease/ATPase subunit — encoded protein: MTAPHLPPAGRRRHRPEPKGGSRRRPAPRPTPAPVPVPRGRTPRPVRTPTVLQMEAVECGAAALAMVLGHHGRFVPLEELRIACGVSRDGSRASSLLKAARGYGLTAKGMQMDLAALAEVSAPAVLFWEFNHYVVYEGTARRRGRTGVYVNDPAKGRRFVPMDEFDTSFTGIVLTFEPGDGFRRGGRGPGVLGAVPARMRGTSGTMAAAVVASLLLVAVGAAVPALSRTYIDMFLIGEQTSLLGVLFASMAVALVLTATLTALLQANLLRGRIISSTLSSARFFRHLLRLPVTFYSQRNPADLVQRLQSNDAVAETLARDLSAAAVDAVVVVLYAVLLWTYDPQLTLVGVAVALLNMVALRIAIRLRATGTRKLRAESARLTNTAYSGLQLIETMKATGGENGFFRRWAGQHAVTLDVQQRLGVPGAWLAIVAPTLAAFNSALILTIGGLRAVEGHLTVGLLVAFQALVTSFTAPISRLGGVAGRIQDFAADVARLGDVENFPVDRVYSRREPAASTRRLKGHVELDGITFGYNPLDAPLLKDFSLTVGPGQQVALVGASGSGKSTVSRLVSGLHAPWAGAIRIDGMRLEDIPRGALAASVSFVDQDVFLFEGTVRDNVTLWDPSIADEAVVAALQDAAVHDVVARRPGGIHSRVEQDGRNFSGGQRQRLEIARALVRRPSVMVLDEVTSALDAVTEQTIIDNLRRRGCACVVIAHRLSTVRDSDEIVVLDRGTVVERGRHEHLVGAQGPYAELVREH
- a CDS encoding NHLP bacteriocin export ABC transporter permease/ATPase subunit — its product is MYADHVTAAANAAASAGTPAGAADPVVAALGALGSPVDCTGLRSLSLEGPLVLWLVVEGELDLFAVDAVQGGQWHFLGRLEPGTLLLGPAEGPGHTLVGRPLPGCRLRRIGLRELYRGEYAPFPQELQDLHDPQYAGEGPYGAAAAGGPSPLEDAFARGIGRGLRVLYEAPLDAAATGHGGADDDILWMRIAPGSVRYGAAYETEPVGTLLVDAAMWQGMVDQQYRLLYALDGWIEQLERAHEDRTAAGIRAGQAARTQADRTLLASIVRTGGRDRGRHRGADVDATFAACRVVAGAAGIALSAPGGAGTASEQLDPVEGIALASRIRTRVVGLGGRWWRENCGPLVGRREKDGTPVALLWRRGGYEAVDPSTGRRERVGRANQAAFEPRAVMLYRPLPEGRVGLPALVRFTLRGTLPELRSLMLGGLVAVVLGALVPVATGQVLGRYVPQGETGLIVQTGLALVATAVVAAVFMLLQNTSLLRMEGRIEATLQPAVWDRLLRLPATFFAGRSTGELAGAAMGISAMRRVMSGIGPVCVQAGAVGVVSFVLLLVHSVPLAMAALGMLAVIAVVFLGLGLWQLRYERRLNTLGHRLGNQAFQTLRGLPKLRVAAAESFAYAAWAKEFARTRDLQQRIGRTQNVSTVLGAVYLPLCTLVMFVLLAGPARGAMSASEFLTFSTALTMLLSSVTQVTGALVSAAAVLPMFEQIRPLLRETPEVDRSSTRPGELTGAVEARNLSYRYADDGPLVLDDVSLRIGPGEFVAVVGASGCGKSTLLRLLIGFDRPVSGSVLYDGQDLAALDRAAVRRQCGVVLQHAQPLTGSILDCIRGTGTFSAEEAWEAAAMAGLAADIEAMPMGMHTILSDGGGTVSGGQRQRLMIAQALIRKPRVLFLDEATSALDNEAQRVVTESTRALRATRLVIAHRLSTVMDADRVIVMADGRIVQQGPPAELLADTAGLFHGLVRRQLR